Proteins from a single region of Candidatus Poribacteria bacterium:
- a CDS encoding HNH endonuclease, which yields MPNNILQKYIQKMERLRIDRARGAAPNKPLLLLAIIELIEQGQIPENRIVLSPDLAEAFLKYWTKVTDRKPNIAMPFFHLKSEGFWHLHANSGYETALSVASQLKTASRIREVIASASFDDELFFLLTNAHDREVIRQTLIDTYFTDFKTGIESLITEKQQVDEYRQALLQQVKQTFSSLQPLTPTEEDNPIRTAGFRQAIMRIYDYTCAACQLRIVTMDGESVTEAAHIIPFKVSGNNDVRNGISLCQLHHWAFDVGLISLGKTYEVIVSELMSERGPTEWLLTTLRGKSILLPEHNELYPAQEALTWHREEVFRQ from the coding sequence ATGCCTAATAATATCCTACAAAAATACATCCAGAAAATGGAAAGATTGCGAATAGACAGAGCACGCGGTGCAGCACCTAATAAACCCCTTTTATTGTTAGCAATTATTGAACTAATTGAACAAGGACAGATTCCTGAAAACAGAATCGTCCTTTCCCCTGATTTGGCGGAGGCTTTCCTGAAATATTGGACTAAAGTAACAGATCGGAAACCTAACATCGCCATGCCATTTTTCCACTTAAAAAGCGAGGGATTCTGGCACCTCCACGCAAATTCTGGATATGAAACAGCATTAAGCGTTGCCTCTCAACTTAAAACGGCTTCTCGTATTCGTGAGGTGATCGCGTCTGCGAGTTTTGATGATGAACTTTTTTTCTTACTTACTAATGCCCATGATCGAGAGGTAATCCGCCAAACCCTTATAGACACCTATTTCACAGATTTTAAAACAGGTATTGAGAGTCTTATAACTGAAAAACAGCAGGTTGATGAGTACAGACAAGCACTACTGCAGCAAGTTAAACAAACGTTCTCATCTCTACAACCGTTGACACCAACAGAAGAAGATAATCCAATTCGGACTGCAGGTTTCCGTCAAGCAATCATGAGAATATACGATTACACTTGTGCTGCTTGCCAATTACGTATTGTTACAATGGATGGAGAAAGTGTGACGGAAGCTGCTCACATCATTCCGTTCAAGGTTTCAGGAAATAACGATGTACGGAACGGGATTTCTCTCTGTCAACTACATCACTGGGCTTTTGACGTGGGCTTGATTTCCTTGGGGAAGACCTATGAAGTGATCGTTTCAGAACTTATGTCAGAGCGTGGACCTACAGAGTGGTTGCTAACGACCTTGCGTGGTAAGTCGATACTATTGCCTGAGCATAATGAACTTTACCCAGCTCAAGAAGCGTTGACATGGCATCGTGAGGAAGTTTTCAGACAGTGA
- a CDS encoding PIN domain-containing protein, which produces MIFVDTGAWIAIYKRNDRHHREAMAIYNNLRDRETQLLTTDYVIDEAVTRLRYDTNHSVAVAFLEFIGNAEMTGGLTIVEIDKDVFEKAIALFRQYDSTRLSFTDCTSFVVCRENNIREAFAFDQHFAMMGIDLRR; this is translated from the coding sequence ATGATTTTTGTTGATACTGGTGCATGGATTGCTATTTACAAGCGGAATGACCGGCACCATCGCGAAGCTATGGCAATTTACAACAACCTACGAGACCGCGAAACCCAACTTTTAACCACTGATTATGTAATTGACGAAGCCGTAACTCGACTCAGATATGATACAAACCATTCAGTAGCGGTTGCGTTCCTTGAGTTTATTGGAAACGCTGAAATGACAGGTGGTCTAACCATTGTAGAAATTGATAAAGATGTGTTTGAGAAAGCAATAGCACTTTTTCGTCAGTATGACTCGACACGATTATCTTTTACGGATTGCACAAGTTTTGTAGTGTGCAGGGAAAATAACATCCGCGAGGCTTTTGCTTTTGATCAGCATTTTGCGATGATGGGGATTGACTTGCGTCGATAA